ATTGTTAAGGATTCCGCGCAAATCGGCTTGCCCACGGGGAAGCGAACGATATCAGCCGGACGCTTCGTCGGGGCTGTCGGGCCGGGACAGCAGCCCGTCGAACATCATGCGTGTCAGCAGGGCCGACAGCCGTTCGGGATCTCGCCACAAAGTCTGAGTCGCTTCGTCGCCGACCAGCGCCATAATCTCCAGCCCGAACCCCAGCGCCGCCAGCGTGCGCGATATGAGCGTCACGTCGATCGGCGCGATCTGCTCGCGCTCCACGCGGGCCTGGAAATGCTTCTCCAGGTCGCGCAGGGCGGGGATCATAATTTGCTGGCGATACCGCTCGCGCAGGGTCGGCGTGCTCAGCATTTCCGGCAGGACGGCGAACAAAAACTCGTTTTGATCCTGGACCGCCGATAGTCGTTGGAACATCAGCTCCGAAAACGCCTGGCGCACGTCGACGTCGAGCATGTGATCGTAGACGTCCAACCGTCCGCGCAGGTCGGCCAGGGAGTCGATGAGACTGAGCAGCAGGTCATCTTTGCTGTCGAAGTAATTGTAAAGCGTGCCTTCGGCCACGTCCGCGGCCTCGGCGATCTCTTTGGTGGTCGTGCGGTGGAAGCCCTTTTCGGCAAAGACACGGGCCGCTGCCTCTAGAATATGGGCTTTTCGACGCGCGGCGCGGCGCTCCTTGCGGTCCTTCGGCTTAGAATTCATGCGTTTCCATCCTCCACGCCGTAACCCGAATGCGATTCATCCAACTTGTAAATTAGGAAAACCTAAATTATAATTTTACTGATTCGCCCCCTAAGTTTTAGGGTGTTGACGTTCAGGTCGAATTAGCCATAAAATGAGTTATTGCTCATAAAATGAGTATACGCTCATTTTGTTTTGGTGTCAGCCCTTTGTCTATTTTGATCCTCTTCGAACCCGGAGGTCTCATGTTTCGTTTCCTGGGCCGCATAGCCGTTCAATATCGTGTTCCCATCATCCTGTTCTGGATCGCGCTGGCGATCACGCTGCCGACCGTTGCCCCCAGCCTGGAGGACGTGGGCACGTCCGACCAGCGCGACTTCTTGCCCGGCGACGCGCCGTTCGCCCAGGCCGAACGCCTCTATCAGGACGCCTTCCCTGAGAACTTCTCCCCTAGCAGCGGCATCGTCGTCGTCGACAGCGGCGCGGCGGCGGGGATCGCCGAGGATACGCCCGCGTGGCAGTACCTGCAAGCGCTGACGGCCTGGCTGGCGAGCGAAGACGCGCCGGACAACATCCTCGACGTCAGCTCGCCCACGCTGGACCCGGCCATCGCCGCGCGGCTCATCTCTGAGGACGGGCGTCATGCGCTGGTGGTGTTCGGCCTCAGCACGTCCGATGCAGACAAGGCGACCATTGACACGGTGGGCACCATCGACGACTGGATCGACGACAACCCGCCGCCGGACGGCATCGCCGCCTATCACACGGGTCAGGCGAAGATCAACGTCGAGAGCGACGAAGTTACCCTCGAGACGCTCGACCAGACGTTGATCATCACCGTGGCGCTGATCATCATCTTCCTGCTGGCGATCTACCGCTCGCCGGTCAGCCCCCTGATCCCGCTGTTCACCGTGACGATGGCCCTGCTGGTGACGACCGGGCTGCTCGGCCTGCTCGGCGACGCGGGCGTGCTGACCATCATCAGCCAGATGACCGTGTTCCTGATCGTCGTCATGTACGGCGCGGGCACAGACTACTGCCTGTTCCTGATCAGCCGATTCCGCGAGGAAATGGCCGACGTGCACGACGTCACGGCGGCGACGCAGGACACAGTGTACCGGGTGGGGGAGACGATTTCCAGCAGTGCGGCGACCATCGTGGTTGGCTTCACGGCGATGGCGTTTTCGGAGATGAGCGTGTTCGCGCACACCGGCCCGATGCTGGCCGTAGGCGTGATCGTGGGGCTGCTGGCCGGGCTGACGCTGACGCCCGCGCTGCTCTCGCTGCTGGGCGAGCGCGCCTTCTGGCCGAACAAGGCGCAGCACCGCGCGCACGGGCGCTGGTACGACTTCACCTCGCGTCTGGTTAGCTCGCGCCCGCTGCTGACGATTCTGGTGATCGTGGTCGTCATGGTCCCGTTCGGCGCGTATGGCCTGACGCGCGACGTGAGCTACGAGTTCATGGCGGACTATCCCGACACGATGGAGTCGGTCGAGGGCTATCACCTGCTCGAAGACTACTTCGGCGGCGGGCTGCTCTACCCGCTGACGGTCGTCGCGGCGGATCGTTCGCCGGAGGCGCTGGCTGCCGATCAGGTCAGCCTGTCGCAGGACCTGGCGCAGATCGAGGGCGTGGATGACGTGTTCAGCCTGAACGATCCGCTGGGCCTGCACAGCGAGCAGTACCAGAACCTGCTGCGCGTCGATACGCAGCTTCAACTGGCGCTGGGCCTGGTGAGCCAGGCGCTGCAAGCGGGCGATCCGCAGCCGGCTCAGAGCGCGATCGCGGGCGCGCAAGCTTACCTGGACCGGCTCGCGGCGCGCTTCCCTGAGATCGCGGACGATCCCGATCTGGCGCAGCTTCAGGGAATCCTGGGTGGCGGCGCGGAGACGGTCGCGGCCAGCCAGGAGGCGCTGAGCGAGGCGGCGGCGTCCCTGGGCGAGCGGCTGGCGTCACTGGACAACCCGACCATGCTGCTGAGTGAGGGCGGGCCGTTGTTCGAGCAGTTCGGGCAGATCGCGGCGGCATACCTGTCGCAGGACGGGCGCGCGTTCCAGATGTCCGTCACCATCCGCGACGAGCCGGGCACGGAGCGCTCGTTCGAGACGATCGATGCGATCCGCGCTGTGCTGGCGCGTTATGAGGACAGCGGCCCGGCGGGGGTCAGCGGAACGGCAGTCGTGCTGGCCGACATCCGCGACACCGTGCAGCGCGACCTGCTGCAGGCGTTCGGCTTCGTGCTGTTCGGTATCTTCGTTGTGCTGCTGGTCATGCTGCGCAGCGCGATCGCGCCGCTGTACCTGATCTGCACGGTCGTGCTCAGCTATACGTTTACGCTCGGTGTTACGAATCTGGTGTTCGACGTGTTCTTCGACACGCCGAAGCTGTCGTTCTTCGTGCCGTTCATGATGTTCGTCTTCCTGGTGGCGCTGGGCATCGACTACAGCATCTTCCTGTTCGGGCGTATTAAAGAAGAGGTAGGCAACCACGGCATCCACGAGGGCGTGCACGTCGCCGTCGCCACAACCGGCACGATCATCACCTCGGCGGGCATGATCCTGGCAGGCACGTTCGCGGGCCT
This sequence is a window from Aggregatilinea lenta. Protein-coding genes within it:
- a CDS encoding MMPL family transporter → MFRFLGRIAVQYRVPIILFWIALAITLPTVAPSLEDVGTSDQRDFLPGDAPFAQAERLYQDAFPENFSPSSGIVVVDSGAAAGIAEDTPAWQYLQALTAWLASEDAPDNILDVSSPTLDPAIAARLISEDGRHALVVFGLSTSDADKATIDTVGTIDDWIDDNPPPDGIAAYHTGQAKINVESDEVTLETLDQTLIITVALIIIFLLAIYRSPVSPLIPLFTVTMALLVTTGLLGLLGDAGVLTIISQMTVFLIVVMYGAGTDYCLFLISRFREEMADVHDVTAATQDTVYRVGETISSSAATIVVGFTAMAFSEMSVFAHTGPMLAVGVIVGLLAGLTLTPALLSLLGERAFWPNKAQHRAHGRWYDFTSRLVSSRPLLTILVIVVVMVPFGAYGLTRDVSYEFMADYPDTMESVEGYHLLEDYFGGGLLYPLTVVAADRSPEALAADQVSLSQDLAQIEGVDDVFSLNDPLGLHSEQYQNLLRVDTQLQLALGLVSQALQAGDPQPAQSAIAGAQAYLDRLAARFPEIADDPDLAQLQGILGGGAETVAASQEALSEAAASLGERLASLDNPTMLLSEGGPLFEQFGQIAAAYLSQDGRAFQMSVTIRDEPGTERSFETIDAIRAVLARYEDSGPAGVSGTAVVLADIRDTVQRDLLQAFGFVLFGIFVVLLVMLRSAIAPLYLICTVVLSYTFTLGVTNLVFDVFFDTPKLSFFVPFMMFVFLVALGIDYSIFLFGRIKEEVGNHGIHEGVHVAVATTGTIITSAGMILAGTFAGLMAGDIKFLAEVGFAVAFGVLIDTFVVRTVLDPALAALFGRWTWWPGGVPKAQPRASGAPAATASGELSK
- a CDS encoding TetR/AcrR family transcriptional regulator, translated to MNSKPKDRKERRAARRKAHILEAAARVFAEKGFHRTTTKEIAEAADVAEGTLYNYFDSKDDLLLSLIDSLADLRGRLDVYDHMLDVDVRQAFSELMFQRLSAVQDQNEFLFAVLPEMLSTPTLRERYRQQIMIPALRDLEKHFQARVEREQIAPIDVTLISRTLAALGFGLEIMALVGDEATQTLWRDPERLSALLTRMMFDGLLSRPDSPDEASG